From a single Brassica napus cultivar Da-Ae chromosome C9, Da-Ae, whole genome shotgun sequence genomic region:
- the LOC106416437 gene encoding putative zinc finger protein CONSTANS-LIKE 11 isoform X3, giving the protein MHEYDIGEEGDLFKAPDPILEEPILAVDPLSAALTMISCGEDSSQGLCELPDLDLGSLQSGQQLLDKAFYECEQDLMMKSAMESSFSDVLDIKNISDVLDVKNVSDVLDIKNVSLVTASNEKQDMQKSVSSGNLSSMDWSQAQQEAVVIQNFPDFAQLDFCSDYGMRRAFSEGDIQKLGTGLVPSPLHRIIVSCTSEERREKLSRYRNKKSRRNFGRKIKYACRKALADSQPRIRGRFAKTEERK; this is encoded by the exons ATGCATGAGTATGATATCGGGGAAGAAGGAGATCTGTTCAAAGCTCCTGATCCAATTCTTGAAGAACCAATCTTAGCCGTTGATCCACTCTCAGCTGCTTTAACCATGATCTCTTGCGGTGAAGACTCTTCGCAAGGGCTTTGTGAGCTTCCTGATCTCGATCTCGGATCGTTACAAAGTGGTCAGCAGCTTCTTGACAAAGCTTTCTATGAATGTGAGCAAGATCTCATGATGAAGTCAGCTATGGAGTCTTCGTTCTCTGATGTGCTAGACATCAAGAACATCTCTGATGTGTTAGATGTCAAGAACGTCTCTGATGTATTAGACATCAAGAACGTCTCTCTGGTGACGGCTAGCAATGAGAAGCAGGATATGCAGAAGAGCGTAAGCTCGGGGAATTTGAGCTCTATGGATTGGTCACAGGCACAGCAGGAGGCTGTTGTGATTCAGAACTTTCCTGATTTTGCTCAGTTAGATTTCTGTTCTGATTATGGGATGCGACGAGCCTTTAGTGAAGGTGACATACAG AAGCTCGGGACTGGTCTTGTTCCATCTCCATTACATAGGATTATTGTGAGCTGTACTTCGGAGGAACGACGTGAGAAGCTATCCCGATACAGAAACAAGAAGAGCAGGCGAAATTTCGGACGCAAAATCAAg TATGCTTGTAGGAAAGCTCTGGCAGATAGCCAACCGAGGATCCGAGGAAGGTTTGCGAAAACAGAGGAGAGGAAGTAG
- the LOC106416437 gene encoding putative zinc finger protein CONSTANS-LIKE 11 isoform X1, which translates to MYADSGLMLRYMQNCSPDIQQFEDLFKSYKLSDAEMNNAFAESSNMHEYDIGEEGDLFKAPDPILEEPILAVDPLSAALTMISCGEDSSQGLCELPDLDLGSLQSGQQLLDKAFYECEQDLMMKSAMESSFSDVLDIKNISDVLDVKNVSDVLDIKNVSLVTASNEKQDMQKSVSSGNLSSMDWSQAQQEAVVIQNFPDFAQLDFCSDYGMRRAFSEGDIQKLGTGLVPSPLHRIIVSCTSEERREKLSRYRNKKSRRNFGRKIKYACRKALADSQPRIRGRFAKTEERK; encoded by the exons ATGTATGCAGATTCAGGGTTAATGCTCCGTTACATGCAAAACTGTTCTCCAGATATTCAACAATTTGAAGACCTCTTCAAATCATACAAGCTCTCAGATGCTGAAATG AACAACGCTTTTGCTGAGTCATCAAACATGCATGAGTATGATATCGGGGAAGAAGGAGATCTGTTCAAAGCTCCTGATCCAATTCTTGAAGAACCAATCTTAGCCGTTGATCCACTCTCAGCTGCTTTAACCATGATCTCTTGCGGTGAAGACTCTTCGCAAGGGCTTTGTGAGCTTCCTGATCTCGATCTCGGATCGTTACAAAGTGGTCAGCAGCTTCTTGACAAAGCTTTCTATGAATGTGAGCAAGATCTCATGATGAAGTCAGCTATGGAGTCTTCGTTCTCTGATGTGCTAGACATCAAGAACATCTCTGATGTGTTAGATGTCAAGAACGTCTCTGATGTATTAGACATCAAGAACGTCTCTCTGGTGACGGCTAGCAATGAGAAGCAGGATATGCAGAAGAGCGTAAGCTCGGGGAATTTGAGCTCTATGGATTGGTCACAGGCACAGCAGGAGGCTGTTGTGATTCAGAACTTTCCTGATTTTGCTCAGTTAGATTTCTGTTCTGATTATGGGATGCGACGAGCCTTTAGTGAAGGTGACATACAG AAGCTCGGGACTGGTCTTGTTCCATCTCCATTACATAGGATTATTGTGAGCTGTACTTCGGAGGAACGACGTGAGAAGCTATCCCGATACAGAAACAAGAAGAGCAGGCGAAATTTCGGACGCAAAATCAAg TATGCTTGTAGGAAAGCTCTGGCAGATAGCCAACCGAGGATCCGAGGAAGGTTTGCGAAAACAGAGGAGAGGAAGTAG
- the LOC106416437 gene encoding uncharacterized protein LOC106416437 isoform X2, which yields MYADSGLMLRYMQNCSPDIQQFEDLFKSYKLSDAEMNNAFAESSNMHEYDIGEEGDLFKAPDPILEEPILAVDPLSAALTMISCGEDSSQGLCELPDLDLGSLQSGQQLLDKAFYECEQDLMMKSAMESSFSDVLDIKNISDVLDVKNVSDVLDIKNVSLVTASNEKQDMQKSVSSGNLSSMDWSQAQQEAVVIQNFPDFAQLDFCSDYGMRRAFSEGDIQKLGTGLVPSPLHRIIVSCTSEERREKLSRYRNKKSRRNFGRKIKESSGR from the exons ATGTATGCAGATTCAGGGTTAATGCTCCGTTACATGCAAAACTGTTCTCCAGATATTCAACAATTTGAAGACCTCTTCAAATCATACAAGCTCTCAGATGCTGAAATG AACAACGCTTTTGCTGAGTCATCAAACATGCATGAGTATGATATCGGGGAAGAAGGAGATCTGTTCAAAGCTCCTGATCCAATTCTTGAAGAACCAATCTTAGCCGTTGATCCACTCTCAGCTGCTTTAACCATGATCTCTTGCGGTGAAGACTCTTCGCAAGGGCTTTGTGAGCTTCCTGATCTCGATCTCGGATCGTTACAAAGTGGTCAGCAGCTTCTTGACAAAGCTTTCTATGAATGTGAGCAAGATCTCATGATGAAGTCAGCTATGGAGTCTTCGTTCTCTGATGTGCTAGACATCAAGAACATCTCTGATGTGTTAGATGTCAAGAACGTCTCTGATGTATTAGACATCAAGAACGTCTCTCTGGTGACGGCTAGCAATGAGAAGCAGGATATGCAGAAGAGCGTAAGCTCGGGGAATTTGAGCTCTATGGATTGGTCACAGGCACAGCAGGAGGCTGTTGTGATTCAGAACTTTCCTGATTTTGCTCAGTTAGATTTCTGTTCTGATTATGGGATGCGACGAGCCTTTAGTGAAGGTGACATACAG AAGCTCGGGACTGGTCTTGTTCCATCTCCATTACATAGGATTATTGTGAGCTGTACTTCGGAGGAACGACGTGAGAAGCTATCCCGATACAGAAACAAGAAGAGCAGGCGAAATTTCGGACGCAAAATCAAg GAAAGCTCTGGCAGATAG